AATTCCACTTGTTTTGACATACGATCATTCTCCCTCGTTTACTTGATCCGTTACTTCTTTAGGGAAAGCTTCCTTGGGCAAGGCACCTTCCCAAACACTTCCGTTAACAAAATTAACTTTCACAAATACGTGTTCTCCGCTGTCTGCTTCACTGTTTTCCAAAGCATTTTTAATGACGCCCTTCTGCGTGACCTCAACCTTATTTGAAATCGAGTCTACATCTATTTCTCTGTCTCGATAGCTTTCATCTGTCACCACGATATTTCGAACCTCTTCAGGTGCCGGGAAAACCTGGACCAGCAGATTTTTTTCATCCAGACAATTTTTCACATGTTCAAAAGAAGAATTCCATGGGATATGAATAGACTCCTGCTCCTTCCTTACAAAAGCGATGTATCCCAAATCATCTCCAGCATGAAGTTCATTATACGTCATACTCATAAGGTCTTTTAAAAGTGTTTCTTTAAGCTCATTAATATCTTCAGAATCCTTAATCGTCAGTTCCGTTTTTTGAGAAAGGAGCCCTCCTATCGTTATTTCCGAGTTAACATTGGCTAACTCCGCGTAACGTTGCTTTTTAAAATCTGTCGTTTCATAAAGCACGCTTAGCTGCGGTACGTACATCTTTTCATTTATACTATAATATCTCTTAAAACGTTTTCCGTCCTTTAATTTATACTCAATAGCAATAAATTGATTGGCATCAAAATCATTCTCATTTTCATTCATCTCTTTTTGATCGATAATCAACCTCTGAAATTCGCGCGTATTAAGAATATATGCTCGATCCTCTGAGAAACCGGCAGATTCCTCTTTATTTTGCCAATTGAAATCATTCTGAAATACTCTTACTCCGGCAATCTCATTTTCCTCCGGCAGTCTTTTCCCGTAGCCAAACGCATCAGTCTCGAAAACGGTAAAAACAATCGCCATTGCGACAGAGAAGCTAATAAATCCAATGAATGTTTTCCAATGAAACACCCGCCAATTTTTTTGCACAAGCATTTCGGAAACAAAGTACCCGACAGCAGCACCGAGAACTGCTCCAAACACATGCCATCCAAAGGAGGATCCGGAGACAGAATAGAAATACGTACTCCCTAACAGAGTCGAACAAAATGTGACCCCGTATTTAAAGATTGGTTTCATAATTTCAAAGGCAATTACTTCTTGAGCGTTTTCAAGTTTTCTATTTTTATAAAGAAACCAGCCTGCAATAAAAAAGAGTATTGTTAATACAATATACACAATGATTAGTAAAGAATTAGACTTATCTTCTTGCATATTGAAATAGGCTAGAAAAGGGACAAGCATTTCAGTATTTATTCCATAGGCAGGATTAAAGCCATACAAAAAGATTTTCATCTGATACAGGATTAATTCATAAAGCCCAAAAGGCAGCAAAATAAAAATAAAGGTGAGAATGGCTTGAAACACAGACATACCTGTAATCATTCCAACTAAAACTGCTGTGGAAAAAAAGAAAAATGAACATAAGATTGCAATACCAGTCCAATACAAAATTTCTGAGTTCTCTACGATAGCGTTCATCAAAGGGTTCGTGTTAATAACTGCAAATAAAACGCCAGTGTTGATCAGAATCGGTACAATCATCATTAATAAGCCGCTGATAATGTGGTTGATGTACAATGATTCTCTTCGAATCGGAAAGCTATGTACAAAATCAGCAGAAGACTCGGATTGAAGATAGCGAAACACCATGACTCCACAGGCGACAGGAACCGTAAACAAAACTAAGACTTCTAACCGATCCGTCATTAATTCTGACAAGCTTTTGAAATCAGATGTTTGAAAATACTTGTTTGAAGCTTTTATGAGCAAAGATACAGGTCCCGTTAGCAATAGACCGATTGTAAATATAATTGCGATCCAGCCGTATTGCCGAAAATCCTGAATGATTATTCCTGGTTTAAAGAAGGATATTTTCGATTTCATAGCCAAAATCCCCCATTTCAAAAATGAATATTTCTTCTAAAGTAAGCGGCAAAAGATCGAACAGCAGCAGGTTTCCTTGCTGGAGCTGTTCTCGTATGTCGTGCTCACTGCCTTTTGCAATGATTAAAAGCACGCTTCCCCGTTTTTCTTTGTGGAGAATGTCCAATCCTTCTACGACGTGTTCCTCCTCAGGATTTTTAAATGCAACTTGAATTTTATGTATATCCGCTTTTAAATCGTCTAAGTCCCTCTCAATCATGAGCTTCCCTTGATGCATGATTCCAACATAATCGCAAAGATCCTCTATTTCACGTAAATTATGCGACGAAATCAAAACCGTAAGCTCCCGATCTGCTACTTCCTGAAATAATAGATTTTTTATTTTTTTTCTCATGACTGGATCAAGCCCGTCAATCGGCTCATCAAGAATCAAGACATCAGGCATGGCCGATAATGCCAGCCAGAATGCAACCTGCCTCTTCATTCCTTTTGAAAGGCGGTGCACTTTCTGTTTCACTTCCAGGCGAAATACCTTCTGAAGCTGAGTGAAGCGCTCATCGCTCCAATTAGGGTACATCCTTTTATAATAAGCGGCACATTGCGCAATCGTATACTGGGGAAAGAAGTAGAGCATGTCAGCAATAAAGACTACTCTTTCTTTAACTGAAGTATTTTCATAAATGCGCTGATTATCAATAGTAATGTCTCCAGATAAAGGACGGTAGATGCCGGCGATCATTTTCATTAAGGAGGTTTTCCCGGCGCCGTTTGATCCTAAAAGGCCATAAATTGATCCTTTTTTTACCGACAAGGACAGGTTGTCTACCGCTCTTTTTTTTCGATAGTTTTTTGAAACGCCTTTTACATCAATCATTCGCTTCCTTCTCCTTTCAACACCTTTTTCGCCTCGAAATATAGCAAATCATAATCGCTGTGTGTCAGCCCATGGAAAATGGCTTCAGCGGTTACCTTCCGGATTTCATTTTTCAATTCAACCAGTTTTTCGACATTTTGCTGTCCGCTGATGGGAGCAACGAAATTGCCTTTGCCTTTAATGGAGTAAATCATTCCCTGATACTCCAGCTCTCTGTATGCTCTTTGAATCGTATTCGGATTCACGGTTAATTCTCCTGAAAGGGAGCGGACGGACGGTAGCCTTTCATCAGTTTTTAATACTCCACTGATGATCAGCTCTTTAATATTTACTACTAGCTGTTCATAGATCGGTTTTCTGCTTTTTAAGTCAAGCTGGAACATATAGCTCCCTCCATCTGTATCAACTGTATTAAACAAATTAATACAGAATTAATCGTAAATGTTTTCTTCTCAAAAGTAAAGATAAAATGTTATAATGAAAAAGATAACCTGGATAACTAACAATAGCTTTTTATTGTTGATCTGAATATAATGGGTTTATAAGAAAGGAGCGACTTAGTTATGTCGGTTGAAATGGATATGAACGAACAAGTGCAAGAGGTTTTAGATAAACTTCGTCCGTTTTTACTTCGTGACGGCGGAGATTGCGAACTTGTAGATGTGGAGGAAGGGGTTGTGAAGCTTCGCCTTTTAGGAGCTTGCGGAAGCTGCCCAAGCTCAACCATTACACTAAAAGCAGGTATTGAACGCGCCTTGCTTGAAGAAGTTCCAGGCGTTGTCGAAGTAGAACAAGTTTTTTAATTTGATCAAGAAAGCTGTCCATTTTCGGACAGCTTTTTTTATACTACAAATAATCTTCAAACCAGCCGGAAATATAATTAAGTCGCTTAATTCTTTGTTCTGGGTGTCCTGACCTTGATAAGTTGTGTGCCGCATTTGGAAATCGCACGAATTTTACGTTCTTTTTCATTTTTTTGAGGGCGACAAAAAGCTGTTCTGCCTGCTCCACCGGACAGCGATCATCCCTTTCTCCGTGTAAAATCAAGAGCGGAGTGGAGATATTTTCCGCATACTTCAGCGGTGAAAACTCCCATAGCTTCGTCGGGTTTTCAAACAAGTCATAACCAAGCTGCCAATCTGTAAAAAAATAACCGATGTCACTGACACCGTAAAAACTGAGCCAATTGGAGATGGAGCGTTGGGTGACGGCAGCTTTAAACCTGTTCGTTTGCCCGACTATCCAGTTTGTCATAAATCCTCCATAGCTTCCGCCAGTGACGCCAAGCCGTGTTTCATCAAGAAATTGATAGCTGCCGAGCACATAATCGACAGCTTTCATGACATCCTCGTAATCACCGCCGCCGTAATCTCCTCTTACTCCATCCACATAGGCTTGTCCGTACCCATGGCTTCCTCTCGGATTGACGAACACGACTGCATTTCCCTTGGCAGCAAGTACCTGAAATTCATGGAAATATGCGTTAGCATACATCGCGTGCGGTCCACCATGGACTTCAAGAATTAGGGGATACTTTTTTCCTTCTTCATATTCAGCAGGCTTTAACAACCATCCGTGAATTGTCATTCCATCATAAGATTCAAACTCAATTTCTTCCGGCTCAATTATGATATGTTCATTTACAAAACTTTCATTTACATCTGTAATTCGCTTCGCTTCTTTTGTCTCTAGATTCAGTTCATAAAGCTCACTTGGCCAGGATGGCGTGGCGCTGCTTATGATTGCCATATGTTCTTCGGGATGAAGGGAAAACCCGTTAATGTGCTCTTTTTCCAATCTAACAGGATACGCATGTCCTTCGATAGATATGTAATAAATCGCTGTATTTCCTTGGTCAGTCGCTAAAGCGTAAAAACCTTTATTATCTTTTGTCCAAATAGGATCCGGGCTGACTGCACCAAATACCGTATCTCCCACAACAGCATCTTCAAAAATCACCTCAAGGCTTTCCGTTAAACAGCTCAGTTTCTCTTCATGAAAATCATAGATCCATGCCTTTGTCAGCGTGGCATTTTTAAATTCTTTTTCGTGGCCCAGAAATGCCGCATAACGACCGTCGTTTGAAAATGAAACCGATGAGAACATTCCGTTTTCATTGGTGAGCCGACGGATTTTTTTGTCATCCAATGACAGGAGATGAATATCATAGACATAATTCAGCTCTTTGTCTTCCGAATAATTCGCAGTAAATGCAATCGCTTGTCCATCAGGCGTAAAGACGTGGGATGAGTGGTTCGTCTCATGATCAGTAAGCTGCTGTAATGCTCCTGTTGCAAAATCAATCAACACCAGCTGCGAATATTTCCCTCTCGTAAATCCAACTCCGTCCGCTTTATATTGAAGTGACTCTATCTCCAAAGGCTCATATGAATCAATTTCCGCTTTCTTTTCATCGTCAAGGCTTTCCTTATTTGTCAGCTTAGCCGAACAGACTATAGACTTACCATCCGGAGCCCACACCGGCTGTGTAAGATCGTATGGCGTTTCAGCCACCTTTTTCGCTTCACCGCCATCCGTTCGCAATACGTAAATTGATGAGGTTTCATCTCTCTTCGACACAAAGGCTAATTTCTTTCCATCTGGTGACCATTTAGGAGAATGGCTTTTTTCTTTCCCATGAGTCCATGCATAAGATTGTCCTTGATTTGTATCATATACGATAATATGAGAGTTGTATGAATCCTTCTTTTCATTTATTTTTGTTTGTACATAAGCAACCTTCGTTCCATCTGGAGAATAGTTAGGATCCGTTACAGATATTAGTTGAACAAGATCTTCTGCGGCTATGAGTTTTTTCAATACTGTTCCTCCTTCACGTTTGAATCACTTTCTACTTATTTCGACTTTCTAAATATAAAAACCTGCTATTTTTAATAGAAAAAAATCCCGCTCCAAAACGCAGGGAGCGGGTCCATTTCTTCTTTAATTTGATTGAGTTGTCCTTATGATATTTCCTTTGTCCACCGTGCATCCTGCTTTTGGAACATGGAGGCAGTCGATTTCACAAGCAGGAAAGTTTTGCGAAAGCTGCTCTTTCATCTGCTGCCCTTTTCCTGTTTCAGTCAAAACGAGAACCGTTGGCCCAGCCCCGCTCAGTGCGACACCATAAGCTCCTTTCAGCATTGCTACATGATCGACTTTGCTCAGCTCTGGAACGAGCATGGAGCGATACGGCTGATGAAATAAATCCTTTTTCATCATTTGACCGGCGAGTTCCCAATTCTTTGTTAGTAAGGCGGCTACTAACATGTTGCTTACCGCACTTGCTTGCACTGCACTTTTATAAGAGATCTCCTCGGGGAGAACATTTCTGGCATCCTTTGTTAGTACCTCATAAGCAGGAATAACCACGACAATGTCAAGCTCTACCTCAGGGATATGAATCAGTTGTGTATCTTCTTTTTCATGAAGTCCGAAAACCAAGCCACCGTACAGAGAAGCTCCAGCATTGTCGGGATGTCCTTCTTCAAGGCTGGCAAAGTGCAGCTTTTCTTTATCTGAAAGCTGAAGATTCAATAATGTGTTCGCGAGTTCTATTCCAGCGACAATCGCGGCAGCACTGCTCCCGAGCCCCCTAGCAAGAGGAATGTCGCTCCAAACCTTTACGTGACATGCGGGAATTGTCTCACCGAAAGAGTCTGCCACCCGTTTAGCGACCTGATATATAAGGTTATCTGTCCCTTTCGGCAATTGTGCCAAGCTTTCAGTTTCTGCTTCAAAGCTCCAGGATGTGCTTTCAAACACAGTTAATTTTAAGTAACGTGAAAGAGCCATTCCGACTGAATCAAAGCCCGGTCCCAGATTTGCAGTGCTGCCCGGAACAGTAATCGAAAAAAGCATGTCACTTTCACTCATACCTTCGCAGCTCCTTTTAAATGGTCCAGAACAATGTCTTCATCCTTAGGAAGTTTAGTCGGTTTGATTTCAGACACATCAATAGCGGTGTTTGGATCCTTCAAACCGTTTCCGGTAAGGACACATACGACCGTACTTCCTTTTTTAATTTCACCGGTTTTTAATTGCTTGATTACGCCTGCAATGGATGCACACGATCCAGGCTCAGCAAAAATTCCTTCTTCACGGGAGATAAGCTGGTAGGCTTCTAGAATTTGCTCGTCTGTCACTTCATCGATTTTTCCGTTTGACTCAACCGATGCTTGTACAGCCTTGTCCCAGCTTGCCGGATTTCCGATTCTTATGGCAGTTGCTACAGTTTCAGGCTGTTCAATCACTTGATTACGGACGATTGCTGCTGCACCTTCCGCTTCAAAGCCGCGCATCTCAGGAAGACCCGAATTGTGTCTCTCGTGATACTCTTTAAAACCTTTCCAATACGCAGTTATATTGCCTGCGTTTCCAACTGGTATAGCCAGGACATCTGGCGCTTGGCCAAGCTGCTCGCACACTTCAAATGCGGCTGTTTTTTGTCCTTCGATTCGATAAGGATTAACAGAATTCACGAGGGCAATCGGCTCTTTTTCGCAAATGCTGCGAACCATTTTCAGCGCATCGTCAAAGTTGCCGTCAATTGAGATAATTTCCGCCCCGTACATCACCGCTTGCGCCAGCTTGCCAAAGGCGATTTTTCCTTCAGGAATGACAACGATACATTTCATGTTTGCGCGTGCCGCATAGGCTGCTGCTGCAGCTGACGTATTCCCTGTAGAAGCACACATAATCGTATCATTGCCCTCTTCTTTCGCTTTGGCGACTGCCATCACCATTCCTCTGTCCTTAAATGAGCCAGTAGGATTAACTCCTTCTGTTTTTACATGGAGCTCGATCCCAAGCTTCTCAGAAAGCTTAGAAAGGTGTATCAGCGGGGTATTTCCTTCATGAAGCGTAAGCATAGGCGTTTGTTCTGTTACCGGTAAATAATCTTTATATTGATGAATGAGTCCTCTCCACATTAGCTATAACCGTTCCCTTCTACGCGATACGTACTTTTTACTTGAACAACAACCTCTAAATCGTTTAATTGCCCTAAAATAACGCTGAAATCCTCTTCCGATGCTTGATGAGTAACAATCACAATTTCCGCTAAATCATCATGATCTTTAATTGGCAGCTGCAATATTTTCTCGAAGCTGACTCCCCGCTCAGAAAAGACGGAGGTGATTTTAGAAAATGACCCTACTTGATCTCTCACATGAATTCGTAAAAACTGCTGGGCATATATTTCGCCGGGATCCTTCATCTTTTTTTCAAATTGAGGCGCCACAGCGCTTTTTCCGTTGACTCCAAGACGCATGTTTTTCATTACAGCAACCAGATCGGATACTACCGCAGTAGCCGTAGGAAGGCTTCCTGCACCCGGACCGTAGAACATTGTCTCTCCAACGGCTTCCCCGTAAACATATACAGCATTAAACTCATCGTTTACAGAAGCAAGAGGATGGTGGTCAGGAAGCAAAGTCGGCTGTACACTGACTTCTGCTTTATTTCCGTGGCGATGGGCAATCCCAATCAGCTTCATCGTATATCCTAACCGAGTGCTAAAAGCAATGTCTTCATCTGAAATTGACGATATTCCTTTAACACTGACGTCGTCTAAATCAACGTTCATCGAAAAGCCGAGCCGGGCAAGAATCGCCATTTTTCTGGCAGCGTCAAGGCCTTCTACATCTGCTGTCGGATCTGATTCTGCAAATCCCAGATCCTGTGCCTCTTTCAATACCTCGTCATATGCAGCCTTTTCTTTGTTCATCTTCGTTAAAATAAAGTTGGTCGTTCCGTTTACGATTCCCATCATTTTCGTAATTCTGTCAGAGGACAATCCTTCAACGAGTGTACGCAAAATCGGGATTCCACCGGCCACGCTTGCCTCATAATAAAGATCGCAGCTGTTTTCAGTCGCTGTAGAGATCAGCTCAGAACCATAAAGTGCCATTAAATCCTTGTTTGCTGTTACTACATGTTTTTTTTCTTTTAATGCATCGAGCAAATATACACGAGTTTGTTCGATACCGCCAATTACTTCAATAATAACATCAATTTCCGGATCATGTATAACATCATAAGGTTCTGTCGTAAGCGCCTCTTTGGGCAAATTGACATCTCTATCCTTATGTATATCCTTAACCAATACTTTTTTCACAGAAACTGGACATCCTACTTGATGCATTAATTGATCTTGATGATCCTCGATAATTTTTACAACACCAGTTCCTACTGTCCCGAGTCCCAAAAGCCCTACATTGATAACCTTCACAAAAACTCCACCTTTCAACTGATGTCCGTCACAGAAGTTCATCTGTCATTTCATCACAGACAATAAAGTTACACACATTATAAGGCTGAAAATGGGTTTTGACAAGTCGGCGAATGACACAAATTCTTTTTTGATACCGCTTACTTACTTGGAAAACCAAGGATTCTCCTGCATAAAGTATTTTTGGCAGAAATGCTGTCAAAACCCTTGCATAGCCAATTGCAAAAAGCGAATAGATTCATTCTATCCGCTTCTTTTTTGTGTCAGCCATTTAATTTGCGGAATTTGAAAATGAGTGTTTCTCATTCCGGAC
This window of the Bacillus gobiensis genome carries:
- a CDS encoding DUF6449 domain-containing protein: MKSKISFFKPGIIIQDFRQYGWIAIIFTIGLLLTGPVSLLIKASNKYFQTSDFKSLSELMTDRLEVLVLFTVPVACGVMVFRYLQSESSADFVHSFPIRRESLYINHIISGLLMMIVPILINTGVLFAVINTNPLMNAIVENSEILYWTGIAILCSFFFFSTAVLVGMITGMSVFQAILTFIFILLPFGLYELILYQMKIFLYGFNPAYGINTEMLVPFLAYFNMQEDKSNSLLIIVYIVLTILFFIAGWFLYKNRKLENAQEVIAFEIMKPIFKYGVTFCSTLLGSTYFYSVSGSSFGWHVFGAVLGAAVGYFVSEMLVQKNWRVFHWKTFIGFISFSVAMAIVFTVFETDAFGYGKRLPEENEIAGVRVFQNDFNWQNKEESAGFSEDRAYILNTREFQRLIIDQKEMNENENDFDANQFIAIEYKLKDGKRFKRYYSINEKMYVPQLSVLYETTDFKKQRYAELANVNSEITIGGLLSQKTELTIKDSEDINELKETLLKDLMSMTYNELHAGDDLGYIAFVRKEQESIHIPWNSSFEHVKNCLDEKNLLVQVFPAPEEVRNIVVTDESYRDREIDVDSISNKVEVTQKGVIKNALENSEADSGEHVFVKVNFVNGSVWEGALPKEAFPKEVTDQVNEGE
- a CDS encoding ABC transporter ATP-binding protein; translation: MIDVKGVSKNYRKKRAVDNLSLSVKKGSIYGLLGSNGAGKTSLMKMIAGIYRPLSGDITIDNQRIYENTSVKERVVFIADMLYFFPQYTIAQCAAYYKRMYPNWSDERFTQLQKVFRLEVKQKVHRLSKGMKRQVAFWLALSAMPDVLILDEPIDGLDPVMRKKIKNLLFQEVADRELTVLISSHNLREIEDLCDYVGIMHQGKLMIERDLDDLKADIHKIQVAFKNPEEEHVVEGLDILHKEKRGSVLLIIAKGSEHDIREQLQQGNLLLFDLLPLTLEEIFIFEMGDFGYEIENILL
- a CDS encoding GntR family transcriptional regulator, whose product is MFQLDLKSRKPIYEQLVVNIKELIISGVLKTDERLPSVRSLSGELTVNPNTIQRAYRELEYQGMIYSIKGKGNFVAPISGQQNVEKLVELKNEIRKVTAEAIFHGLTHSDYDLLYFEAKKVLKGEGSE
- a CDS encoding S9 family peptidase, yielding MKKLIAAEDLVQLISVTDPNYSPDGTKVAYVQTKINEKKDSYNSHIIVYDTNQGQSYAWTHGKEKSHSPKWSPDGKKLAFVSKRDETSSIYVLRTDGGEAKKVAETPYDLTQPVWAPDGKSIVCSAKLTNKESLDDEKKAEIDSYEPLEIESLQYKADGVGFTRGKYSQLVLIDFATGALQQLTDHETNHSSHVFTPDGQAIAFTANYSEDKELNYVYDIHLLSLDDKKIRRLTNENGMFSSVSFSNDGRYAAFLGHEKEFKNATLTKAWIYDFHEEKLSCLTESLEVIFEDAVVGDTVFGAVSPDPIWTKDNKGFYALATDQGNTAIYYISIEGHAYPVRLEKEHINGFSLHPEEHMAIISSATPSWPSELYELNLETKEAKRITDVNESFVNEHIIIEPEEIEFESYDGMTIHGWLLKPAEYEEGKKYPLILEVHGGPHAMYANAYFHEFQVLAAKGNAVVFVNPRGSHGYGQAYVDGVRGDYGGGDYEDVMKAVDYVLGSYQFLDETRLGVTGGSYGGFMTNWIVGQTNRFKAAVTQRSISNWLSFYGVSDIGYFFTDWQLGYDLFENPTKLWEFSPLKYAENISTPLLILHGERDDRCPVEQAEQLFVALKKMKKNVKFVRFPNAAHNLSRSGHPEQRIKRLNYISGWFEDYL
- the thrB gene encoding homoserine kinase, with translation MSESDMLFSITVPGSTANLGPGFDSVGMALSRYLKLTVFESTSWSFEAETESLAQLPKGTDNLIYQVAKRVADSFGETIPACHVKVWSDIPLARGLGSSAAAIVAGIELANTLLNLQLSDKEKLHFASLEEGHPDNAGASLYGGLVFGLHEKEDTQLIHIPEVELDIVVVIPAYEVLTKDARNVLPEEISYKSAVQASAVSNMLVAALLTKNWELAGQMMKKDLFHQPYRSMLVPELSKVDHVAMLKGAYGVALSGAGPTVLVLTETGKGQQMKEQLSQNFPACEIDCLHVPKAGCTVDKGNIIRTTQSN
- the thrC gene encoding threonine synthase; the encoded protein is MWRGLIHQYKDYLPVTEQTPMLTLHEGNTPLIHLSKLSEKLGIELHVKTEGVNPTGSFKDRGMVMAVAKAKEEGNDTIMCASTGNTSAAAAAYAARANMKCIVVIPEGKIAFGKLAQAVMYGAEIISIDGNFDDALKMVRSICEKEPIALVNSVNPYRIEGQKTAAFEVCEQLGQAPDVLAIPVGNAGNITAYWKGFKEYHERHNSGLPEMRGFEAEGAAAIVRNQVIEQPETVATAIRIGNPASWDKAVQASVESNGKIDEVTDEQILEAYQLISREEGIFAEPGSCASIAGVIKQLKTGEIKKGSTVVCVLTGNGLKDPNTAIDVSEIKPTKLPKDEDIVLDHLKGAAKV
- a CDS encoding homoserine dehydrogenase, whose amino-acid sequence is MKVINVGLLGLGTVGTGVVKIIEDHQDQLMHQVGCPVSVKKVLVKDIHKDRDVNLPKEALTTEPYDVIHDPEIDVIIEVIGGIEQTRVYLLDALKEKKHVVTANKDLMALYGSELISTATENSCDLYYEASVAGGIPILRTLVEGLSSDRITKMMGIVNGTTNFILTKMNKEKAAYDEVLKEAQDLGFAESDPTADVEGLDAARKMAILARLGFSMNVDLDDVSVKGISSISDEDIAFSTRLGYTMKLIGIAHRHGNKAEVSVQPTLLPDHHPLASVNDEFNAVYVYGEAVGETMFYGPGAGSLPTATAVVSDLVAVMKNMRLGVNGKSAVAPQFEKKMKDPGEIYAQQFLRIHVRDQVGSFSKITSVFSERGVSFEKILQLPIKDHDDLAEIVIVTHQASEEDFSVILGQLNDLEVVVQVKSTYRVEGNGYS